TGGATCTACAAAACGCCGATGGCTTGACCGCTTTGCACTGCGCTGCGGGCAAGGGACGTTATGATCTTGCGAAATTTCTCTTGGAGGTGCATGGAGCCAACACTGAGATCCGTCGTAATCCTGGTGGCTTCAGGCCCATTGAAGTGGCAGCCCGCGACGGCCAACTGAGGCTTGTGGAGTTGCTTCTTTCAAAGGGAGCTGAACCTCGCTGGGGGGATGGCGGTGCCTTCACCTGGCCATTAACACTCGCAGCCATACATAGCCATGAGGGCATAGTCAGGTTCCTTCTGCAAGATCCTCGAATTGACCCCCGTATACGGGACGGAAACGGCGAGTCGTGCCTGGAACTCGCTGCTTTTTCCGGCAATACGGGAGTAGTCAACATACttcttgaagatggccgagCTGATCCTAATGAGCGCAACGGCATGGACGAAACCCCCTTGGGATTGGCTGCGCAGCGTTGCCAACAGGAAATCGTTCGTCTGTTTCTTGACGATGACCGAGTGGACCCAAATGGACAACACACCAACGGCATGACTCCATTGTTGGCGGCCAGCTCCTCAATGGGAATACAGAGCATACACGTCATTAACATGTTATTGGAGGACTCAAGGGTCGATGTTCACGCACAAGATGACGACGGATGTACCGCTTGCGTGCTGGCCGCGAAACATGGTATCCTCCGTAACGTCAAAGCATTACTTCGGAATCCCCATATTGACCCAAACCAGGGGGATCACAACAATAAAACGCCCGCCATGTATGCCGCCGCCGGCTATATAAGACCGACAGAAGCAACCCCCGTCTATCTTAAAAGGAACAAGCATCTCGTGCTGAAGGCTCTCATTCTGGATAAGAGAGTGGACCTGAACACAGTAGACGACAGCGGACAAACGGCGATGCACTGGGCCTTGAGGAGATTCAGACGAGAAAATGTCCAGCTGCTTGCGGACTCGGGCCGAGTCAACTTGAACCAGGACTGCAACCCTGGGCGCCGCACGCCGACGGAAGCCTGTATCCTGAAGCATAACTCGTGTactcagctgctgctcgatTCTGGTTGCCTAGACCTTTCCGAGACGAATTCACAAGGCGAAACCCCGCTGATGTTTGCTATCCGGAACTCTGGGAGCGACAACTGGCATATTGAGAGGAGTGTATGGCTGATGCTAGAGAAGCAACGATGCGGCCGGCTGGACCTTAGATACGACAATGGGCTTACACTACTCGAACAAGCGGTTCAAGCGGGCTCGCAAAGAATCGTGTGCATGTTGCTCTTCACTGGCAAGGGGACTGTGACGCCGAGAGCGAAGGAACTTTGTTCGGAGGCAGTTATcagggagatgctggaccATCACCGTGGTAGACCCTCCAGGTGGTGGAAATATCAAACGGGATGGAAGTTTCTAGGAATATGGAAGCTGGTGGTTTTCATGAATTTGCGCTGAAAGTTTTGCACATTGACTGACTTAGGAGTGAAGGAAAGATTGATCTGGGGGTGAAGGAAAGGGTGATTTAGGAGTGAAGGAAAAGAGTGATTTaggaatgaagaaaagagttaTATAGAGAAGACTGAGTATGCGTTCTGGAGATGCAGAATACACAATGATGAGACTTTAAAAGAGACAAAATACTGGGCAACGTGACAAGCAatgggtatatatatagcTGGCTTGTAGTCCGACTCTTTGCATACATCGCAATCCGTCATCAATCTGAAAATTCCCAATATCAACAAAATCTCGCCAGCTACCCCCATCACACTCCTCAATGATACATGATACTGTCCAAGAAGCACTGTCCGATATACTCCTTCTCGTATTTGGGCGGGAAAATAATGGTCAAGTAGTCCGGCCAGTCCATCATCGGCTCAAGATATTGAAACGCCTTCATGTATTCCCAATGCTCCGGATACCAGCCCGACTCTTCCCAGtcgatgatggcggcaaCCTTTTTGTCTTCGCCAATGATGACGTTTCGAGGAGCAATGTCGCCATGGGTGAAGACAATCTCGTGGTTGTGTGAGAGGGCGTGCCTCGCGTACCTTCGCAGCATGTTGGGCGTCGTGCTGGTAATGTCCTCCATGATGTAACTGTTAAACTCGCGCTCGGTCTCAAACGGGCCGCATTCGTGAGGCATTTTCTTTCCAATCAAGGCCTTGTTCCTATCAAGAGCCCCGATGTAGGTGCCCTTCAGGCTGCGCAGTTGAGCCATGTACCCCTTAAGCTCCTTGGCGATGGCAATCTTTTGCTCCTTCTTCAGATCGTCCCATATTTTATCGAGCGTCTTACCTGGTATGTACTCCATGTAAAAAGCCGTCATCCTACCATCTTGCCAGTCGGTATCATACACCTTGGGGACTGGAATGGTCGTCTTTTCAGCAATAAACTTCAAGGTGTCTGCTTCATACCCACGGAGGGCCGGTCCGCTTTTCTTGACCTTGCTCTCACCCCATCTCTTTACCTCTCGTTGATCGAAGATTCTGTGAAACACTTCCCCATCATTTGGGTCTTCCATTATCTACTGCGTTAAACGACGTTAGTGTCGTTCCTCTCCCAGCAAGGTGAGATGTAGTATTACTGTACTTCCATACCTTATTCTTTGTAGGGATGGTCACTTGATGGACCAGGGAGGTTTACAACCAGAAACTTCTAGTCGGAAAGCAGAGGATTGAGTACCAGAGAAGGGCTTCTACCCAAGCAGTTAGCTT
This genomic stretch from Trichoderma breve strain T069 chromosome 1, whole genome shotgun sequence harbors:
- a CDS encoding phosphotransferase enzyme family domain-containing protein encodes the protein MEDPNDGEVFHRIFDQREVKRWGESKVKKSGPALRGYEADTLKFIAEKTTIPVPKVYDTDWQDGRMTAFYMEYIPGKTLDKIWDDLKKEQKIAIAKELKGYMAQLRSLKGTYIGALDRNKALIGKKMPHECGPFETEREFNSYIMEDITSTTPNMLRRYARHALSHNHEIVFTHGDIAPRNVIIGEDKKVAAIIDWEESGWYPEHWEYMKAFQYLEPMMDWPDYLTIIFPPKYEKEYIGQCFLDSIMYH
- a CDS encoding ankyrin repeats (3 copies) domain-containing protein, whose translation is MEQDSSNTAEQAAVVPCLGFDVFDRVLTRYMDDPQDILNFCLANKEYYGYYIGTLYRHNVRYGGSSALEWVAERGFLSVVSSILDVPRVEVFAPKDIWGKILSIAQKQNNMRLAELLFERQHVQDFIQIAAAIKAGGLVNRSQEIVTTLDDEEFMELDEESLLEPMFEAAKKDQRRLVELYLSHVSVDLQNADGLTALHCAAGKGRYDLAKFLLEVHGANTEIRRNPGGFRPIEVAARDGQLRLVELLLSKGAEPRWGDGGAFTWPLTLAAIHSHEGIVRFLLQDPRIDPRIRDGNGESCLELAAFSGNTGVVNILLEDGRADPNERNGMDETPLGLAAQRCQQEIVRLFLDDDRVDPNGQHTNGMTPLLAASSSMGIQSIHVINMLLEDSRVDVHAQDDDGCTACVLAAKHGILRNVKALLRNPHIDPNQGDHNNKTPAMYAAAGYIRPTEATPVYLKRNKHLVLKALILDKRVDLNTVDDSGQTAMHWALRRFRRENVQLLADSGRVNLNQDCNPGRRTPTEACILKHNSCTQLLLDSGCLDLSETNSQGETPLMFAIRNSGSDNWHIERSVWLMLEKQRCGRLDLRYDNGLTLLEQAVQAGSQRIVCMLLFTGKGTVTPRAKELCSEAVIREMLDHHRGRPSRWWKYQTGWKFLGIWKLVVFMNLR